The following proteins are encoded in a genomic region of Arachis stenosperma cultivar V10309 chromosome 4, arast.V10309.gnm1.PFL2, whole genome shotgun sequence:
- the LOC130974254 gene encoding protein LAZ1, with protein sequence MNNIIILLSYSPPAWATIIAAAFLLLTLTLSMYLLFEHLSAYKNPEEQKFLIGVILMVPCYSIESFVSLVNPSISVDCEILRDCYESFAMYCFGRYLVACLGGEERTIEFMEREGRATFKTPLLHTSDKGTVKHPFPMNYFLKPWILGRKFYQIVKFGIVQYMIIKSLTAITAVILEAFGIYCEGEFKWGCGYPYMAIVLNFSQSWALYCLVQFYTVTKEELAHIQPLAKFLTFKSIVFLTWWQGVAIALLYTFGLFKSPIAQGLQFKSSVQDFIICIEMGIASIVHLYVFPSKPYELMGDRLPGSVAVLGDYSADCPLDPDEIRDSERPTKLRLPTPDVDAKSGMTIRESVRDVVIGGGGYIVKDVKFTVHQAVEPVEKGITRFNEKLHKISQNIKKHEKDRRRTKDDSCIVSSSLSPAAKKVIRGIDDPLLNGSISDSGVSRGKKHRRQSGYTSAESGGESSSDQIYGGYQIRGNRWVTKE encoded by the exons ATGAACAACATCATCATTCTGTTGTCATACTCGCCTCCTGCATGGGCAACTATTATTGCTGCTGCCTTTCTTCTCCTCACTCTCACTCTGTCTATGTATCTTCTATTTGAGCATCTTTCTGCATACAAGAATCCTGAGGAGCAGAAGTTTTTGATTGGAGTTATCCTAATGGTCCCCTGCTATTCAATTGAATCT TTTGTATCATTGGTCAATCCATCAATCAGTGTGGATTGTGAGATTTTGAGGGATTGCTATGAGTCATTCGCCATGTATTGTTTTGGAAGATACCTTGTTGCCTGTCTAGGTGGTGAGGAAAGGACCATTGAATTTATGGAAAGAGAAGGACGGGCTACTTTTAAAACTCCTCTTCTGCACACTTCTGACAAGGGAACCGTAAAACATCCTTTTCCTATGAATTACTTCCTTAAACCTTGGATACTTGGCCGAAAGTTTTACCAAATTGTGAAATTTGGTATTGTACAATAT ATGATAATAAAGTCGTTGACTGCAATTACGGCGGTGATTCTTGAAGCGTTTGGAATATACTGTGAAGGAGAATTTAAATGGGGATGTGG GTATCCTTATATGGCCATAGTTTTGAACTTCAGTCAGTCTTGGGCATTGTACTGCCTTGTTCAATTTTACACTGTAACAAAGGAGGAGTTGGCACATATACAGCCATTGGCCAAATTTTTGACATTTAaatcaattgtcttcctcactTGGTGGCAAGGTGTGGCAATTGCTCTTCTATATACCTTCGGTTTATTCAAAAGCCCCATAGCGCAGGGTTTGCAGTTCAAGTCAAGTGTCCAAGATTTCATCATTTGTATTGAG ATGGGCATTGCTTCCATAGTTCACCTGTATGTGTTTCCATCCAAGCCTTATGAGCTAATGGGAGACCGCCTTCCTGGAAGTGTTGCAGTTCTTGGAGATTACTCTGCTGATTGTCCTCTTGACCCTGATGAAATCAGGGACAGTGAGCGACCCACAAAACTGCGTCTTCCTACTCCAGATGTTGATGCCAAGAGTGGGATGACAATTAGAGAGAGCGTTCGGGATGTTGTTATTGGTGGTGGGGGATAT ATTGTGAAAGATGTTAAGTTTACGGTCCATCAAGCTGTGGAGCCTGTGGAGAAGGGGATTACTAGGTTCAATGAAAAATTACACAAAATCTCCCAAAATATTAAGAAGCATGAGAAGgatagaagaagaacaaaggaTGATAGTTGCATCGTGTCATCATCGTTATCACCAGCTGCGAAGAAGGTGATTCGAGGAATTGATGATCCGCTCTTGAATGGCAGTATTAGCGATAGTGGGGTATCGAGGGGGAAGAAGCACCGTCGGCAATCTGGATATACGAGTGCTGAGAGCGGAGGAGAGAGCAGTAGTGATCAAATCTACGGTGGTTACCAGATTAGAGGCAATAGGTGGGTTACCAAAGAATAA